From Myxococcota bacterium:
GAGAAGAACCCCGACCAGCGCTACGCCTCGGCGCACGAGATGGCGCAGGCGCTGGAGCGCTTCCTGGCCGAGCTCGAGTCAGTCCCCCAGAGCTGAGGCCGTTCCGACCACGACCGGCGTGCGCCGCGCGTCGTCCTTCTCGACCCAGACCTCGACCGAGCTGCGCCGCGCGCCGCCCTCCGGCTCCGTGCCCACGAGCTTGCCGCGCGCGCGCACGCGCTCGCCGCCCCACAGCACGTTCACGAGCTTCACGTCCATGCGCCCGCCGGCGAGCCAGCCCGTGCCGAAGGCGTTGGCCATGAGCTGAGACACCAGACACGTCGACAGCATGCCCTGCACCACCACGTCCGGGAAGCCGAGCTTGCGCGCTTCGTCGCGGTCGGTGTGGTAGTTCTTCACCGGGCCGCTGAAGCGCCAGCAAGTCGCGAGGTCGACCTCGAGCTCGACCGGCTCGAGCTCCTTGCCGCCGCTAGCGCCCGGCTGCGGGCGCTCCTTCTTCGCGGCCGTGTCGCGGTCGACCACGTTCTCGGCGGCCGAGCGCTCGTCGGCGAGGAACGACTGGTGCGTGCGCGAGCGCACGAGCAGACGCCCGTCGGAGTCACAGTAGTCGACTTCGTTGACCACGAAGTCGCGGTCGCGCTTGCGGTAGCGCTCGACCACGGTCGAGCGGGTCGCGAGCTCCTTGCCCGTGCGCAGCGGCGCGAACAGCTGCCACTCCTGGCGCGCGTGCAGGTTCCCGACCAGCCGCTTCAGATACCAGCGGTCGATGTGGCTGTAGACCTCGCTGTGGTAGAGCAGCGGCGGCGCGAGCCCGTCGCGGTACAGCGGATTGCGGTCGCGGAAGGTGTCGCAGTAGAACGCGACGATCTCGGGAGACACCGGGCGGCGCGCGCTGTGCACGAGATCGCCGACGCGAACGGGCTGGCCGCGGAGGTTCACGGGGCCGATTGTGTCACACTCGCCGCCCGATGCGCCCCGATCCCGGACCCGAGGCCAACGTCGGCACCTGGCTCGCGCTGCACGCGGCCCAGCGCCCCGAGCACACGGCGATCGCGGTCGAGCGCACGGGTGAGCGGATCTCGTACCGCGAGCTCGCAGCGCGCGTCGAGCGCCACGCGGCGGCGCTCGCCGGGCTGGGTCTTCGCGCCGGCGACCGCATCGCACTCGCGCTGCCGAGCGAGCCTCTGTATCTCGAGCTCTACTTCGCCGCGGCGCGCCTGGGCGCGATCACGCTGCCATTGAACACGCGACTCACCGCGGCCGAGCTGGCCTTCCAGCTCGACGACTCCGAGCCGCGGCTTGCGGTGCGGGCCGCCGACTCGGCGCTGCCCGCGCGCGCCGGCACCCGGGCGCTGACACCGGACGAGCTGTCGGCGCACACCGCGAGTCACCAAGCTCCGGCTCCCGCGCCGGGCGGCGAGTCAGCGCAGGTGATCATGTACACCAGCGGCACCACCGGCACGCCCAAGGGAGCCGTGCTGCCGCACCGGAAGACCTATTGGAACACGCGCAACGCGGAGCTCTACTTCGAGCTGGACTCGAGCTCCGTCGTGGTCTGCCCGATCCCCCTCTTCCACTCCTTCGGGCTGAAGATCCTGTCGGTGCCCGCGCTGTACTGCGGCGCGACGCTCGTGCTGGTGGACCGCTTCGACGCGCGCGAGCTGCAGGCGTGCGTCGCGCGCCACCGCGCCACCCTGCTCGGCGCCGTGCCGGTCATGTACACGCGCATGCTCGAGGCCGGGCTCGTGCCCGAGCAGCTCCAGTCACTGCGCTTCGCCTTCACGGCCGGCGCGCCCATCTCCCCCGAGACGCTCGAGCGCTACTTCGCGGCGGGCATCTGCCTGAAGCAGGGCTACGGACAGACCGAGACCTCGATCCTGTGCTGCCTCGATGCGGCCGACGCGCGCCGCAAGGCGGGCTCGGTCGGGCGGCCCGTGACCTTCGGCGAGGTGCGGATCGCCGACGAGTCGGGCCGCCCCGTGCGCTGCGGCGAGACCGGCGAGGTCCAGGTGCGCGGCCCGATCGTGATGCTGGGCTACTGGCGACGGCCCGAGGAGACCGCTGCGAGCCGCATCGGCGGCTGGCACCGGACGGGCGACCTGGGCGTGGTGGACGCCGAGGGCTTCGTGACTCTCGTGGGGCGCTCGAAGGAGCTCTACATCAGCGGCGGCGAGAACGTGTATCCCGCCGAGGTCGAGCGCGTGCTCGGGCAGCACCCGAACGTGTCGGAGGTCGCGGTGGTCGGCGTGCCCGACGAGCGCTGGGGCGAGTCGGGCCGCGCCTACGTGGTGCCGGCACGCGCGCCGTTCGACGCGCCCGAGCTGCTCGCGTGGGCCAGCCAGCGCCTCGCGCGCTACAAGCTCCCGCGCGAGGTCGTGGTCGTCGCCGAGCTGCCGAGGACCGCCTCGGGAAAGGTGCAGAAACATGTCCTGCTCCACAGTCACTAGGCTGCTGCTCGCCGCGGCCGCCGCGGGCTCACTCACCGGCTGCACGTTCCTCATGGCGGTGAAGGGCCCGCCGACCACGCCGCCCGCGCTCGACCCCGACCTGGTGCAGCGCGGTGCCATGCTGTTCAACGACCCGAAGCTCTCGGGCGACGGCTCGCGCGCCTGCGCCACGTGTCACCCGGGCGGAGGGTCCGACATGAAGGTGTATCTCGACGGGAGCCCGGTCGCGCCGGGCACACCCGGCGGCTGGCGCACGCTGTCCCTGCGCGGCGCCTGGCAGACCGCGCCCTATCTGTGGGACAACTCGGCCACCACGCTCGCCCAGGCGGTCGACCGCATGTTCGCGGTCGAGATGCGCGGGGGGAAGCTCGCGGGCCGCGAGCGCGAGGCGCTCGAGGCCTACGTGCTCTCGCTCGCGCCCTTCGACCGCGGCCGCCTGCAGCCCGACGGCACGCCGAACGAGCCGGTGTCGCTGGCCGCGCGGCGCGGCTTCGCGGTGGCGCAGGACGCGTGCCTGGGCTGTCACAAGCCGCCCGCCTACGCGCGCCTGCTGCGCTACGACGTGGGCACGGGCGGCGCGTTCGCCGTGCCCACGCTGCGCGGCGTATCGGCGGGCGGCCCCTATGGCCACGACGGCCGCTGGCCCGATCTGGCCACCTGCATCCGCGCCATCGCCGCCGCCAAGGAAATCACCCTGACCGACGACCAGCTCTCGCAGCTGCTGGAGTACCTGAAGCTGCTCTAGCAGCGCGGGGCGTGCCCGACTATCGTGTGCCGCCCGTTTTCCCGTGGCGATGTAGCTCAGGTGGTTAGAGCAGGCGGCTCATATCCGCCGTGTCGGGGGTTCGAGTCCCTCCATCGCCACCACTCCAGCAGATCCGGTCACTTGGCGCGCGCCTAGGTGACACACCGCGCGGCGCTGTCCATTGCCACCGTACCGCGGCACGTCCCCGGCAGGCGCGCCCGAACTACGACGGCACTTCGCCCGCGACCGTGGTCGCGTGATACATGACGCCCCTCGACCTCACGGTGCGCGCGTTCAGATCAGCGTCGAGTCAGTCGCCAGGATCTTCGCGCGCCGATCTCGGGGTGTGGCGCAGGGCGGAATCGAACCGCCGACAGGCGGATTTTCAGGCTAGACGCGCCCGTGGTCGTCGCAGTGCGTGCCGTGCGCGTGGTGCAGGTGGCCGGCGACCAGATAGTCGACGTGCTCGCCGTGCGGGACCACTTCGTGCCCGCAACCTCCTCCGTGCTTGTGACCCGCCGCGTGTCCGTTGCACACGTGGCCGGGCGTGCAGGAGTCCGGGTTGTTCGCGCTGATCGTGATGCGATGGTCGTCGATGTGGTCGCCGTGAACGTGGTGCAGATGCCCCTCGTGGAGGTAGTCCATGTGCCCCTCGTGCCTGAGGGCCGTGTGCCCACAGCCCGGTCCATGCATGTGCCCGCCGTGCTTCTCGTGTTCCGTGCACTCCATCGCTGAACTCCTTCCTCCGGTCGCGCGTTGCGCGCCCGATGTCCATCCCTCTTAGCGCCGGCCCGGCCGTGCTGCCATTAGATCGGTGGGAAAAGTGGCGCGCCGAACGAATGCGACAGCGACGAGGACAATGGGCGGGCCAGTCTCGCGGTTCCGCGGCCGGGCGCTCCCCGATCCCGCGTGCCAGTACGACCGCGACGTGCCGGTAGGTCGAGACCGTGCGTGGTCGGTCGAGGTGGATGACCAGGGCGCGCGCAGCCCAGTCCTGAGATGGGGCGGTTTGACGCTGGGCTGAGGCGGTCAGTCCCGAGCGTGCGCCGATCGCCCGCGACTGGACGCCGCTGCGCCGGTACGTGCTTTGCGTCTCCGTAGCTCGAGGAGGAGCTGCCGTGGGAGCAACCGACGAGCGCGAGCGCATGGTCGAGTTACAGCTGGCCGGGCGCGGCATCGAGAACGCACGGGTGCTCGCTGCGTTCCGCAGCGTGCCGCGCGAGGAGTTCCTGCCGCAGGAGCTGGCCGAGTTCGCCTACGAGGACACGCCGCTGCCGATCGCGGGCGGCCAGACGATCTCGCAGCCGTACATCGTCGCCGTCACGATCGACGCGCTGGGTCTGCGCGGTGGGGAGCGCGTGCTCGAGATCGGGACCGGCTCGGGCTATGCCGCGGCGGTGCTGAGCCGGGTCGCAGGCGAGGTGTTCACCGTCGAGCGGCTCGAGCCGCTCGCCGAGGTCGCGCGCGAGCGCCTGGCCAGGCTCGGGTACCGCAACGTCCACGTGCTCTGCGCGGACGGGACGCTCGGCTGGCCCGAGCACGCGCCCTACGACGCGATCGCCGTCGCGGCCGGCGGGCCCGACGTGCCAAAGGCGCTCTTGGACCAGCTCGCGCCGGGCGGGCGGCTGGTGATGCCCGTGGGACCCGACGAGACGTTGCAGACACTCGTGCGCGTGACTCGCGAAGCCGGCGGCCGCCATCACACCGAGCCGCTTGGAGAGGTGCGCTTCGTGCCGCTGATCGGCAGTCAGGGCTGGCCCGAGAAGGAGCCGGCGCAGGTGGCGCGCGCGCCTCGCACGCGGCACGCCGACGCTGCGGTGCCCAAGCTGATCCACGAGGCCGCGGAGCCGATTGCCGACCTCCACACGGACTCGCTCGACGCGCTCGTGGAGCGCATCGGCGACGCGCGCCTGGTGCTGCTGGGCGAGGCGACGCACGGCACGAGCGAGTTCTACCGCATGCGCGCACGCATCTCGCGCGAGCTGATCGAGCGGCGTGGCTTCGATTTCGTCGCGGTGGAGGCGGACTGGCCGGACGCGATGCGGATCCACCGCTACGTCAGCGACGCGCCGCGCTCTCCGGTCGAATTCACGCCGTTCTCGCGTTTCCCGACCTGGATGTGGCGCAACGAAGAGGTGAGTGAGTTCGTGTCCTGGCTGCGCGCCCGCAATCAGAAGCAGCCCGAGCACACGCGGCGCGCCGGATTCTACGGGCTCGACCTGTACAGCCTGTTCACGTCGATTGCGCACGTGCTCGAGTATCTCGACCGCGTGGACCCGGACGCCGCGCGCGTGGCGCGTGCGCGCTACGGCACGCTGACCCCGTGGCAGCGGGACCCGGCCGCCTATGGTCAGGCCGTCCTGAGCGGCCGCTACGGGAGCTCGGAGGCGGCGGTGGTCGACATGCTGCGCGAGCTCTTGCAGCGGCGGCTCGACTACGCGGCGCGCGACGGCGAGAGCTTCTTCGACGCTGCGCAGAACGCGCGCGTCGTCGCCGGCGCCGAGGCCTACTACCGCACCATGTACTACGGCTCCGCGGCGTCATGGAACCTGCGCGACACGCACATGTTCGAGACACTGCAGGCGCTGCTCGCCTTCCACGGACCCCGCTCGCGCGGCATCGTATGGGAGCACAACTCGCACGTCGGGAACGCTCGCGCGACGGAGATGAGCGCGCGCGGCGAGCTCAACATCGGCGAGCTGTGCCGCGCGAAGTTCGGCGCCGGCGTGTACGCGATCGGCTTCGGCACCGACCACGGCACGGTCGCGGCCGCCTCCAACTGGGATGCGCCCATGCAGCGCATGCGCGTTCGCCCGGCCCATCGGGATAGCTACGAACGCCTCTGCCACGACTCGGGCGTGCCGGCTTTCGCGCTGCCCCTGCGCGAGCCGCGGCGGCGTGAGGTCCGCGACGAGCTCTTGTCGCCGCGTCTCGAGCGCGCCATCGGCGTGATCTACCGCCCGGAGACGGAGCTCGCGAGTCACTACTTCACCGCGATCCTGCCGGTCCAGTTCGACGAGTTTCTCTGGTTCGACCAGACGCGCGCGGTGGAGCCGCTGGGCGCCGAGCGCCGCCCGAGCCCGGAGCTCCCGGACACCTATCCGTTCGGGCTATAGCCGCAGGTAGCCCTCGGGGACGAGGCTCGTCGCGAGCATCACCTCGTTGATGTCGCGATGCTCCGACCAGGTCGTGTTGCTTCGGTGCTCCGGCTCGAGCCAGAAACTCTCGATCCCGGCCCCCAGCGGCGCATAGGGGGCACACGCCGCGAGGCGGGCGTCCATGCCAACGCTCGCCAGGCCGATCGCGAGACCCAGCTCGCGGAAGGCGAGCCGCTGCGACGCCGGCTGGCGCAGCTCGCCCAGTCGCGCGTAGTGCCGGAGGCCGTCTTGCGCGGCGGCCAGCAGGTCCTCGAGCAGCTGCGCGTGCTTCGACGAGCCGCGCTCGACCAGCTCTGCGAGTCGATGCGCATCGGACAAGAGACCGCCGAGGCCGAGCGGATCGGCCGTCCGCAGCTCGGCGCCCGCGAGCATCGCGGAGAAGTCGGCCGCGGCGCGCGCCAGGCTCGGCCCGTCCGCCGCGCCCCCGAGCCGCGCCGCGCTCGCCTCGAGCTGCAGGCAGGTGATGAGTCCGTCCAGCGGGTCGTGCTGTCCCATCGACGGCACGAGCGCGCGCGACAGATCGCAGCTCATCTTCCAGACCATGCGCGGGCACCCCGCGCCGCGAGGCGTGTAGCTGAACCGGGCGTGAGCGACCTCGGCCAGCTCGCGCGCCCAGAGGTTGAAGCGCGGCTCACGCGTCGCGTTCGCGACCTGGTCGAGCGCGTACATCCATTTGGTCAGGTAGTGAAAGTACTGGCCGTCGCGCTCCCACTCGAGGTGCTCGTCGAGCGGCTCGCCGCGGCCGCGCTCGGGCAGCGGCTTGCCGATGCGCAGCCCGCCGCGCGTGGGATGCGCCTCGCCGTCGCGCTCGCCCAGACTGCTCAGCCACCCGGTGCGCGCGTCGTCGGGGCGGTGGCGTCCGAGCACGGCGTGCACGCGCTCGACGAGCCGGAGCGCCAGATCCATGTAGCGCTGCTCGCGCGTGGCGCGGGCGAGCCCGAGGAAGTTGCAGACGGCGAACGCGTCGGTCCACAGGTAGCGGCGCTCGGGCCGCTCGGGCTCGAGGCCCGTGCGCTCTGCGAAGCTCCTCATGAGCGCGGCCGCGGTCTCGACGGCGCTGGCATCGCTCGCAGCCATTGCCGTGGCTTAGCACAATCGCGGCACACAGGGGGCGCGCCCGAGTCACTGGTGCAGCGCCAGCAGGCCGGCGCGCCCCGCAGGTTGACCGCGCAGGTCTGCGAGTAGTATCAGCGCCGTGGTGAGCGGTTCCGCGCCCACATGGTTCTCTCGTGGGGCTCGCCTGGCGCTCTGGCTGCTCGCCGTCATGGCGCTCGCCGGGGGCGCACGCGCGGACGACACCGGCCCGGTCGGCACGACTCCCGTGCTGGGCAGCGGCGTGCCGCGCGACCAGGTGCCCGCGGCCGTGCAGGTGATCGAGCGCGACGAGCTCGAAGCGCGCCCGACGCAGCCGCTGGGCGTCACCCTGGGCCAGCGCTTGCCGTCGAGCGCGCTCTCCGACACGCAGGGCAGCCCGTTCAACGCCACGTTCGAGCTGCGCGGCTACTCGGCCTCGCCCGTGCTCGGCAGCCCGCAGGGCATCGCGGTCTATCAGGACGGGCAACGCATG
This genomic window contains:
- a CDS encoding MaoC/PaaZ C-terminal domain-containing protein yields the protein MNLRGQPVRVGDLVHSARRPVSPEIVAFYCDTFRDRNPLYRDGLAPPLLYHSEVYSHIDRWYLKRLVGNLHARQEWQLFAPLRTGKELATRSTVVERYRKRDRDFVVNEVDYCDSDGRLLVRSRTHQSFLADERSAAENVVDRDTAAKKERPQPGASGGKELEPVELEVDLATCWRFSGPVKNYHTDRDEARKLGFPDVVVQGMLSTCLVSQLMANAFGTGWLAGGRMDVKLVNVLWGGERVRARGKLVGTEPEGGARRSSVEVWVEKDDARRTPVVVGTASALGD
- a CDS encoding protein-L-isoaspartate(D-aspartate) O-methyltransferase produces the protein MGATDERERMVELQLAGRGIENARVLAAFRSVPREEFLPQELAEFAYEDTPLPIAGGQTISQPYIVAVTIDALGLRGGERVLEIGTGSGYAAAVLSRVAGEVFTVERLEPLAEVARERLARLGYRNVHVLCADGTLGWPEHAPYDAIAVAAGGPDVPKALLDQLAPGGRLVMPVGPDETLQTLVRVTREAGGRHHTEPLGEVRFVPLIGSQGWPEKEPAQVARAPRTRHADAAVPKLIHEAAEPIADLHTDSLDALVERIGDARLVLLGEATHGTSEFYRMRARISRELIERRGFDFVAVEADWPDAMRIHRYVSDAPRSPVEFTPFSRFPTWMWRNEEVSEFVSWLRARNQKQPEHTRRAGFYGLDLYSLFTSIAHVLEYLDRVDPDAARVARARYGTLTPWQRDPAAYGQAVLSGRYGSSEAAVVDMLRELLQRRLDYAARDGESFFDAAQNARVVAGAEAYYRTMYYGSAASWNLRDTHMFETLQALLAFHGPRSRGIVWEHNSHVGNARATEMSARGELNIGELCRAKFGAGVYAIGFGTDHGTVAAASNWDAPMQRMRVRPAHRDSYERLCHDSGVPAFALPLREPRRREVRDELLSPRLERAIGVIYRPETELASHYFTAILPVQFDEFLWFDQTRAVEPLGAERRPSPELPDTYPFGL
- a CDS encoding AMP-binding protein, with the protein product MRPDPGPEANVGTWLALHAAQRPEHTAIAVERTGERISYRELAARVERHAAALAGLGLRAGDRIALALPSEPLYLELYFAAARLGAITLPLNTRLTAAELAFQLDDSEPRLAVRAADSALPARAGTRALTPDELSAHTASHQAPAPAPGGESAQVIMYTSGTTGTPKGAVLPHRKTYWNTRNAELYFELDSSSVVVCPIPLFHSFGLKILSVPALYCGATLVLVDRFDARELQACVARHRATLLGAVPVMYTRMLEAGLVPEQLQSLRFAFTAGAPISPETLERYFAAGICLKQGYGQTETSILCCLDAADARRKAGSVGRPVTFGEVRIADESGRPVRCGETGEVQVRGPIVMLGYWRRPEETAASRIGGWHRTGDLGVVDAEGFVTLVGRSKELYISGGENVYPAEVERVLGQHPNVSEVAVVGVPDERWGESGRAYVVPARAPFDAPELLAWASQRLARYKLPREVVVVAELPRTASGKVQKHVLLHSH
- a CDS encoding cytochrome c peroxidase, which codes for MSCSTVTRLLLAAAAAGSLTGCTFLMAVKGPPTTPPALDPDLVQRGAMLFNDPKLSGDGSRACATCHPGGGSDMKVYLDGSPVAPGTPGGWRTLSLRGAWQTAPYLWDNSATTLAQAVDRMFAVEMRGGKLAGREREALEAYVLSLAPFDRGRLQPDGTPNEPVSLAARRGFAVAQDACLGCHKPPAYARLLRYDVGTGGAFAVPTLRGVSAGGPYGHDGRWPDLATCIRAIAAAKEITLTDDQLSQLLEYLKLL